The Trichosurus vulpecula isolate mTriVul1 chromosome 3, mTriVul1.pri, whole genome shotgun sequence genome includes a window with the following:
- the LOC118841044 gene encoding cilia- and flagella-associated protein 157-like codes for MAPKKKGEGKKKKKKTDIETASKAIEEVLTETREFYHIQIRDLENRLDRYKKKWDELFQQDKVFQEEFDQLAHNKKEVVSFLKRTLNQRIDEIADLNSQLQGLQISKEMEKDAFEAQLAQVRHEFQETKDQLTVENITLGGKLAALEEFQFQKSDLLAKFSLLEEQLKKQQDDYKSYIYHMKKKALMDKERLRKDIIHRMNTVAAEFRRVSSSQMAETTKRAIRENVAVALDLARVNSGNLEQLKENDKLKESKLELCNQLALLEKDEKTMVKNNLTHIKIIQLLSEKYHEQQHAEVEVDKLRIILNQAEVAFQRMEEDNKELKDRIESLRRQLNSQKTEEKRLTRELKTEKENRQSLEILLTKATCHLQDLLKTRPEKTKAGEVDLLFQLGRKEMLRQLLTMLNEAVGVGPRVPEFLPPPIKSPSIQSFLTTIEESSQQPEPPPLLQQLADIQPYRLGDLGLVPRPPSTTEVVQDAATFRNLRPVKAFSNPEIPSPRILSGLKQVSMPAFHLHPSWGGQEE; via the exons ATGGCGcctaagaaaaagggagaggggaagaagaagaagaagaagacagatATCGAGACAGCTTCTAAGGCCATAGAGGAAGTCCTAACAGAGACCCGGGAGTTCTACCATATCCAAATCCGGGACCTGGAGAATCGGCTTGACAG GTACAAAAAGAAGTGGGATGAGTTGTTCCAACAGGACAAAGTGTTCCAGGAGGAGTTTGACCAGCTGGCCCACAACAAAAAGGAGGTTGTTTCCTTCCTGAAACGAACTCTCAACCAACGTATAGATGAGATTGCTGACCTTAATTCTCAGCTGCAGGGACTGCAGATCTctaaagagatggagaaggatgCCTTTGAGGCCCAGCTGGCCCAGGTACGCCATGAGTTCCAGGAGACCAAAGACCAGCTCACCGTGGAGAATATCACGCTAG GGGGTAAGCtggctgcccttgaggagttcCAGTTCCAGAAAAGCGATCTCTTGGCcaagttttcccttttggaggaaCAGCTAAAGAAGCAGCAAGATGACTACAAGTCTTATATTTACCACATGAAAAAGAAAGCTTTGATGGATAAAGAAAG ACTTCGGAAGGACATAATCCATCGTATGAATACAGTGGCAGCTGAGTTTCGCAGGGTTTCTAGCTCCCAGatggcagagacaacaaaaaGAGCTATCCGGGAGAATGTGGCGGTGGCTCTGGATCTGGCCAGAGTAAATTCTGGAAACTTGGAGCAGCTAAAGGAGAATGATAAGCTAAAAGAGTCTAAGTTGGAGTTGTGCAATCAGCTGGCCCTTctggagaaagatgaaaagacCATGGTCAAAAACAACCTTACTCACATCAAG aTAATCCAACTTCTTTCTGAAAAGTACCATGAGCAGCAGCATGCAGAAGTGGAAGTTGACAAGCTTCGGATAATATTGAACCAGGCAGAGGTTGCTTTTCAGcggatggaggaagacaacaaagagcTAAA GGACAGGATAGAAAGCTTGAGGAGGCAACTGAATAGTCagaagacagaggagaagagaCTGACAAGGGAGctgaaaacagagaaggaaaatcgGCAAAGCCTGGAGATTTTGCTGACCAAAGCCACCTGCCACCTCCAGGACTTGCTAAAG ACACGCCCTGAGAAAACGAAGGCTGGCGAGGTCGACCTGTTATTCCAgctggggaggaaggagatgCTTCGGCAGCTGTTGACTATGCTGAATGAGGCTGTGGGGGTGGGACCCCGTGTCCCCGAGTTTCTGCCTCCCCCGATTAAGTCCCCCTCGATCCAGTCCTTCTTGACCACTATTGAGGAGAG tTCTCAGCAGCCTGAGCCCCCACCTCTGCTCCAGCAACTGGCCGACATCCAGCCTTACAGGCTTGGGGATTTGGGCCTGGTGCCCCGTCCACCCTCAACCACAGAGGTTGTCCAAGATGCGGCTACATTCAGAAACCTTAGGCCTGTTAAGGCCTTCAGCAACCCTGAG attccGAGCCCTCGAATTTTGAGTGGGCTCAAGCAGGTCAGCATGCCAGCTTTCCACCTGCACCCCAGTTGGGGGGGACAGGAGGAAtag